Part of the Pseudomonadota bacterium genome is shown below.
CGAGGCTGTCGATCGAGTTGAAACGGCTGAACGGACGCAGCTCGAAAAGTGGGAGTCCTCACATGGGACCCCGAGGGAAAAACAAGAAGGGATAATCTGTAAAGTTATTCAAGGGACACTACACTAGACTATCTGCAGGGGACGGGTATCCCCGGGCGGGAGGAGGTGTGAGACTGCAAGGGGCACGGGTGGTGGTGACGGGGGGCGCGTCGGGCCTCGGGCTTGCGGTCGCCGAGAGGCTCGTGAAGCTGGGGGCGCGGGTGGTGGTGCTCGATCTCCGTCCCCCGGTCGCGTTGCCACCCGGTGCCGTCTATGTCGAGGCCGACGTGGGTTCCGAGGCCGCGACCGATCATGCCATGGCCGAGGCGGTCGAGGTGCTCGGAGGGCTCACCTTCGCCGTCTGCTGTGCCGGGATCTCCCATCGCGGGCGGGTGGTGGGCAGGGAAGGGCCCATGGCGCAGGCGGACTTCGCGCGCGTCGTGACGGTCAATCTGATCGGGACCTTTACGGTGTGCCGTGCCGCGGCCACCGTGATGCAGCACAACGACCCGGAACCGGAGGGGGAACGTGGCGTCATCGTCAATACGGCCTCCATCGCCGCTTTCGATGGACAGATCGGGCAGGCTGCCTATGCCGCCTCCAAGGGCGGGGTGGTGAGCCTGACCTTGCCGCTGGCCCGCGAGCTCGCGAGCTTCGGGGTAAGGGTCGTTTGCATCGCCCCGGGGGTCTTCGAGACCCCGATGGTGGCGTCGCTGACTAGGCCCGTCCGTGCGGGCCTGCTCAACCAAGTGCCGTTTCCCAAACGCTTCGGGATCCCGGCGGAGTTCGCGGCACTCTGCTGCCACATCTACGAGAACCCCATGCTGAACGGCGCGGTGATCCGGCTCGATGGGGCCTTGAGAATGAGTGCGAAATAGCCCCCAGTTAATAAAAGTTATATGACCCAACCCGTCTGGAGCCCCTCCGCGGCACGCGTCGCAAAGGCCAGGCTCACGCGTTTCATCGCGGGCCTCGGCGAGCCGGCGGTTTCCGACTACCCCTCGCTGTACACCTGGTCTATCCAGGACCCCGAGTCGTTCTGGGCGGCCGTGTGGCGCTTTTGCGGCGTCGTGTCGGGGCGCAGGTGGGACCGGGTGCTCGAAGGCGGCGACCGCATGCCGGGCGCCCGGTGGTTCCCGGGTGCTACCCTCAATTTCGCGGAAAACCTGATGGGCGCGGCCGACGAGCGGCCGGCCCTTGTGTTTCGTGCGGAATCGGGCGAGCGCCGCGAGCTGTCACGTGCCGAGCTGCATCGGGAGGTGGCGCGGCTCGCCGCGGGGCTCAAGGCCGCTTGTGTCGGGGTTGGGGATCGGGTTGCGGGCTATCTGCCGAACGTCCCCGAGACCGTGTGTGCCATGCTGGCCACCGCGAGTCTCGGGGCCGTGTGGTCCTCGTGCTCGCCCGAGTTCGGCGCAAAGGGGCTCCTCGACCGCTTCGGCCAGATCCAGCCGAAGGTGCTGTTCGCGGTCGAGGGCTATCGCTACAACGGCCACTCCATCGAGGTGCGCGAGCGCTTGCGCGAGGTGTCGCCGCGCCTGTCGGGACTCGCGCGACTGGTCATCGTCCCCTACGCCGGTCATGGCGTAACGCTCCCCGGCGCCGTCTCCTATGCCGGGTTCGGGGATCGCGAGGCACCTCTGGACTTTGCCCGGGTGCCCTTCGAGCACCCACTCTATATCCTGTATTCGTCCGGGACCACCGGCGCCCCCAAGTGCCTGGTGCATGGGGCCGGGGGCACGCTCCTCCAGCATCTCAAAGAGCTGGTCCTGCACTGCGACGTGGGGCCCGAAGACCGGGTCTTCTATTTCACGACCTGTGGTTGGATGATGTGGAACTGGCTGGTGACGGCACTGGCCACGGGCGCGACGGTGGTGCTTTACGACGGCTCGCCGTTGCATCCCGATCCGGGCGTGCTCTGGGACCTGGCGGCCGAAGAGCGCGTCACGGTCTTCGGTGGCGGTGCCAAGTACTTCGCGGCCCAGGAAAAGGCCGGCCTGATGCCGGTCAAGACCCACGATCTGAGCCGCCTCAAGCTCATCCTCTCGACCGGCTCGCCGCTCCTGCCCCAGTCCTATGACTACGTCTACCGCGACATCAAAGCGGATGTCCAACTCTCCTCGATCTCGGGCGGGACGGATATCATCTCCTGCTTCGCCCTGGGTTGCCCGGTGCTTCCGGTGTGGCAGGGGGAGATCCAGTGCCGGGGGCTCGGCATGAAGGTCGAGGTCTACGACGAGTCCGCTAGGCCCGTGCGCGGCCAGCAGGGGGAGCTGGTGTGCACGGCGCCGTTCCCGTCCATGCCGGTCTCGTTTTGGAATGACCCGGACGGCAAGATCTACCGCAGGTCCTATTTCGAGCGCTACCCCGGGGTGTGGGCCCATGGCGATTATGCGGAGCTGACCGAGCACGACGGGGTCATCATCTACGGTCGCTCGGACGCGGTGCTGAATCCCGGCGGGGTGCGCATCGGCACGGCCGAGATCTACCGCGCGGTCGAGGCCCTGCCCGAGGTCCTGGAGTCGCTGGCGGTCGGCCAGGACTGGGGTGGGGATGTGCGCGTCGTGCTGTTCGTCAAGACCCGTCCGGAGGTCGTGCTGGACGCCGCCCTCATCGGGCGCATCCGGTCCACCATCCGCGCTCAGTCGTCGCCGCGTCACGTGCCTGCCAAGATCATCCCGGTGCCCGACATCCCGCGCACCCTGAGCGGGAAGATCGTGGAGCTGGCGGTCCGCGAGGTCATCCACGCCCGGCCGGTCAAGAACCGGGATGCCCTCGCGAACCCGGAGGCCCTGGAGTACTTCAGGGATCTCCCGGCGCTCGCCGAAGACTGAGCGCTACCGGCCGTTTAAGTTATAGGCAGTCGGCATGGAAGAGCTCATGATCGGGACCGAGCTGGCTTACGGCCACTGGGGTACCGTCGCCTTCAATACCATCATCTGGGCCGCCGCGGCGTATCTGCTGATCCGCCCGGAGCGGCCCGTCGAGTACGCCAGCATCGCGCTGTTCGGGCTTTTTCTGCTCGTGACCCACGTGGAGTCCTACGGCTACCCCTTCACCCTCTCACTCTTCGCCGACCAGCTCGCGCGCTATCCGGGCGCGGACCACCTCGGGTGGCGCGCGGGTGACCTGTGGCGGGTGTTGTTCGAGACTGCGGGTCGCGAAGGGGCGTTCGACTGGTTCCACATCATCGCCGGGGTCTTGATCTTTGGGGGCCTCATCGTGTTGTTCCTGTCGCGGAAAGCCCTGGAGGCCGCCCTGCAGAGCGGGGTCCCGGCGACGACCGGACCCTATCGTTGGGTCCGTCACCCCCAGTACCTGGCGCTCTACTCGATCATGTTGGGGAACCTGGTGCAGGCCCCGGCGCTCCTCACGCTGCTGTTATTTCCTGTCCTCGTCTATCTCTACGCCGGTCTCGCGCGCCGCGAGGAGCAAGAGCTCCTAGCCCGTTTCGGTCCGGCCTACGAGATCTATTGCGGGCGGACGCCTCGATTCCTGCGTTAGATCCATCTGGCGTTAGACCGATCCGGCGTCAGACCATCAAGCGTAACGCGGGTCAGGCGTCAGCCGGTCGGACGGTTGCCGCAAGGCGCTGCCCGAGCGACTCGCATCGGCCGGTCGTGCGTGGACTACGGCGAACAGGCCTATCGCCGATACCCCGCTGCTTCGGCGCACCGAAGCACCCGCTTACGGAACCGAGAGGGGAAGAAATGAATACGGATACTCGCCACAACCGCACGGTGCTCGATGCCCTGATCCCGCAGCTCGCACCGCTCCAGGACCTGCCTCCACCGCGCCTCCAGCGTCTCATCGATGAGTCGTCCGTCCTGGACTACGCCCCCGGCCGGGACATTACGTGTTCCGACAGGGCGACCGCGACGCCTACCTGTTCTATCTGCTAGAGGGCGAGCTCGAACTTTATTCTGACGGCGAGTTGGTGAGCCACCTCCGGGGCGGGACACAGGAGGCTCGATTCGCCCTTGCCCAACTGCAGCCCCGCCAACTCTCGGCGCTCCCCAGAACCACGGTTCAAGTGCTGCGCGTACAGCGGGAGCGGCTCGATCACCTCATGCATGCGGGACCGCATGATAGCGACGCCGAGCCCCTCGAGAGGGAAATCGCATCGAGCGGCCCGGAAGACTGGATCACCCGCATGCTGAAGTCCCCGATCTTCGCGCGGCTGCCGGTGGCCAATATCCAGCGTTTGTTCGCCACCATGGAGGCCGTCGAGGTCGAGGCCGGCCAGAGCGTCATCCAACAGGGACAGGCCGCGGACGCCTGCTACGTGATCAAAGAAGGGCTGTGCGAGGTGCAGCGCTGTCTCTCTCACGCCGACCAGGGATATAAACTGGCCCAGCTCGGGCCGGGAGAACGTTTCGGCGAAGAGGCCCTGGTCACGGGCGGGGTCCGCAATGCCACGGTACGGACCTTGACGAACTGCACCCTCATGCGTCTCGACAAGGCTAGCTTCCATAACCTCGTAGTCGCGCCGGTGTTGAAATCCGTCACCCTGGTAGAGGCTCGGGAACAGCTATCCGCCGGTGCCCGATGGCTGGACGTCCGTTATCCGGACGAGCAAGCGGGGTCGGCGCTTCCCGACAGCCTCGACCTCCCCCTGAACCTGTTGCGCCAGCGGGCCCAGTCCCTGGACCCGAGCCGGCGCTACATCGCCTCCTGCGACAACGGCATACGGGGTGCCGTGGCGGCCTTTCTGGTGATCGACGCCGGCTGCGACTGCGTCTATCTGGCGGGGGGGGGTTGGAAGCCTATCCCGATCTCTCCGGAGGTCGCGCTCCTACCAAGGCCGATGCCGCCCCGGTTGGCGTCCCGAAGACCGATGCCGCCAAGGCCGCTCCCACCCCGGCCGAAACGATCCCGGGTAGCATCTCGCACGGCCGCGCGGACGGTGCGTCCTATGGCTACCGGTGGGCGTTTGCCGCCGGGAGCCCGGGACCTGTCTCGGACCACCCTGCGGGAGGGGCGGTGGGCGCGGGGGCCACCGAGCACAGCAAGGTCGGGTCCGATGACCCGGAGGTGCAGGCCGTTGTCCTCAAGGCCAGGCTGGCCCAGGCGCGGTTGGAGTTGCACGAGGCCCTCAAGATCAAGCAAGAGGCCGAACAGGCTCATGCCGAGGAGCAGGCGGCGAAAAAGCGCCTCGAAGCACAGATCGATTCCCGATCCCAGGGCGAGTTGGCGCGGGCCAGGCCCTGTTCGCCGAGGCGGAGGCGATGCGGCGCGATCTAGAAGAAGCCAGGCGCCGTGCCGAGATCGAGGCCGAGCGTCTCAAGCGCGACGCCGAAGCGCGAGCCGCGGGGCTCGAGGCCGAGGTGCAACAACGTCTGCGCCAACGCGACCAGGAGCTCCTGTCTCTGCGCGCGATGAAGCAGGAGGAACTGGCCGCGATCGAGCGGCTGCGGGCCGAGGCCGAGGCCGAGGTCCAGGCAGATCGCGAGCGCCTGGCCGCCGAGGTGCGGGAGGCCGAATCCCGCGTCGCAGATACGCACCGCCATCAGCGAGAGGTGGAAGCCGCCGCGCACCGTGCCGAGCAGGCCGGTTATCAGGACCTGCGAGGGGAGCGGGAACACGCCAGGGCCGAGAGGGAACGGGCCAATGCCCTGGGTCGAGGCGCGTATGAAGGAGGCGCAACGCCATCGGGAACGGATCGAGCGGGAATTACGCGAGGCACAGGGCAAGAACCAGGCAGAGCTGGAGCAAGAACGCCTTCGCGTCGAGGAGGAAGTGCAGCGAGCCAGCGCGCTGGTGGCGCATGCAGAGGCCATGAAGCGGGATATCGAAGAGGCCCGCCGTGTCGCGGAACAAGACGCCGCCAGACAGCGGCAGGTCGAGGAGGAGCGCATCCGCGGGCTTAAGGCGCAACTCAAGCAAAAGCTTCGGTCACGCGAACGGGAGATGGATGAAACCGCCTAAGCGACAGGCGGACGAGCTGGCCAAGATCCATCGACTGCAAGAGCAGGTCGCGGCGGAGTTGGCCGAGGAACGCAAGCGCTTCGCCCGCGAGGCCATGGAAGCCAAGAAGCGCCTGAGCCAGGCGGAGTGCGCCGAATGCGACATCGAGACGTCCCGCATCCGCATGGCCGAAGAGGTGGACCGCAAGCACCAGGACTTGCTCGCCTTGGAGAAAAGCCTGCGGAGCGACATCGACACCCGTCTGGTGGCTCAAGGCCTACCGCGCGGCGATCATCAAGAGCATCCCGCTGTATTCGGAGATGCACCGCTTCATTCCCGCCATGGCCTCGCTGGCCGAGACGCGCATCGCCGAGATCAAGGTCAACCACCACGCCCGCCAGTTCGGCCAATTCCAAGTACGGGCTCTCGCAGATGTACAAAGTCCTCCTCGACCTCGTGACCGTGAAGGCCATCCTGGCCCATCTTTCCAGGCCCCTCTACGCCTTCGCTACGGTCGCCGGGATCGGGTGGAGATGTTGCTGCATCCCGATGCGGCACAGGTGGTGTTCACGGGGCTGGCGTTGCTGTACGGGGCCCTGGCCATCGTGTTGCTGTTCTGGGGGGTGCTCGCGGAGCTCGTCTATCGCACCGGCACGCTCAAGCTCGAGGGTTTCGCCAGGCTCAAAGTCGATGCCCCCACACCGGAAGGAAGGACATCATGACTCAGGCCAAAAAAAGATATCCGCTTGTCGGCCATCGTGCCGGTGGCCGAGGGGCGTTACGACAACGTGGCCAAGGTGTTCGAGGAATACCGTGACGCCCTCGCGGCCACGGGGTCAAGCTTCGAGAGCTTCGAGATGATCTATGTGCTGGACGGCGAGCTACCGATGGTGCGCGAGGCGCTTCGCGGGCTCAAGGACGCCGGTGCGCCGCTCACCATCGTGCAGATGGCCAAACCCTATGGAGAGGCCCTGGCGATCATGGTGGGTTTCGAGCACGCCAGCGGCGAGGTGATCCTGACCTTGCCGGCCGTTGTCCTTGATGGGGACACGAGTGACCGTGCCGATCATCCAGTTGGCGACGACGGATGGGATCTTACGGGTCATGAGCTTGTCCTGGCGCTCGTAGCGCCAGCCGACCACGATATCGAAGCCCTCCCGGACCTTTTCCAGGAACACGGGGATGTCGCGCGGGTCGTTCTGGAGATCGCCGTCCATGGATGATGACCTCTCCGCCGGCGTGCTCGATGCCGGCGACCATGGCCGGGGTTTGGCCGTAGTTCTTGCGGAACCGGATCACCCTGAGGAGGGGGTCGGCCGCGGCCAATCGCGAGGCGACCTCGAAGGTTCCGTCGCGGCTCCCATCGTCCACGAACAGGATCTCGTGGCGGAGCCCGAGCGGTGCCAGGGCGTCCTTGATGCCACGATAGAGCGGCGTCACGCTGTCCGCTTCGTTGTACAGGGGAACGACGATGGATAGGTCCATAAAGCGAGCCGAATGCTGGGGATCGGCATAGCGGGATCTCAACTCCCCCTGCCCGCCTCCCCGCCCGAGGTGAGTATCGAGACGTATTATGACCCATGCCGGCGACGGGTGCAGGGCCGTTTGAACCATGACCTCCTGGCGGTGCGCCCCCGCCCGCGAAACCTCTAGACTTGGCATGCGGGTTCATTTAAGTAAGAATCCAAGCGTGCGCCCGGTAACTTCCTCGCCCAACTCGATGGACCACGAGCTCGGCCTCACCGAACGGCTCACGGCACACGCGACCGGCAAGGCCCGGCCGTTCCGGCTGGCCGAGGTCTTCGAACGCCTCCACGAGTACGAGATCGCGATCGTGCGGCGCCAGGCGGAGGCCGCCCGCCGCCCGACCATCCGCACCGTGGCGGTCGTGGTCAACTGGCTCAGCAACGGCTGGCTGTTCCTCTTCGGGGGGCTCGCCCTCTGGGGCTATCTCGGTCGCAACGGGTTGCCGATGGTGCTGACGGCTCTCCTGTCACTCGGGATCGCCCACGCGCTGTACCCCTGGGTGAAATCCTACATGGCGCGCCTGAGACCCATGGACCGCGACGGTGCGCTGGAATCCCTCTTGAAGCCGCTGGACCGTTACTCCTGCCCGAGCGGCCATTGCATGACGGTGGCAGCGCTGTCCCTCCCCATCGGGTTCGTGATGCCGGGGTTTGCCCCGGCGCTCGTCGCCCTGTTGGTGCTGATCGGCTGGGCACGGCTCGCCGCCGCCCATCACTACCCGAGCGATCTGGTCCTCGGGACCCTCATGGGCTATGGCGTGGCCTGGCCTGTGAGCCAATTGTGCTTGCGCTGAAGATCGCCGTGGTGGGGACATCTCCCGCGCCTGCCGCCGACGGTTGGGGTGCACGGCCATAGGGATTAGATACGCGAGCACGATCGTAGGGGCGCACGCGGTGTACCCCGACACGCGGCGACGTTCGCCCCCCTGAGCCGCGGCGACGCCTGACCCCGTCACGCGGCTTGACTAACTGCCAGGATGGGTGCTATTCGGTGCGGCGGGTTGCCCGTTCGAGACTCACGGAGCGAGCGCCGCGCTGTGCGCGGCCAGGTCATGTAAGACCTGGAGCTCACGCCGCGCCCGCGCGGCGGACGAAAAGAACTGATACCGCGATCACGCGGTAAGCCAATTAAGAATCGGCGCCGTGCAAGTGCGGCGCGGGGGTGCAGGGTTGATCGCACGAGGGGTGTGGGCCCGCCCGTGGCTCGCGATCGCGGTATCCAATCCATCTGCATGCGCGGGGCTTGCGCCCAGGCCGAGGGCTGTGAGCCCTGGGTCGCCAAGGTGCTCTCGGTGCAGGGCCCGGTCGAAGTCGAGCGCGGCGGCGCGACGCCGGATGGCTCGGTGGCGGCGAGCCGACAGCAGTGGCGCGCGGTGGCGGGCGACGAGACGCTCTGCCCCGGGGACCATATCCGGGTTGGACCCCTCGGGCGGGCGGCGGTGCAGCTCGCCGATGAGGTGCAGACCGTGCTGCGGCTCGATGAGCGCACGACCTTGAGCTTCCCGCCTCGTGAACCAGAGGCACCGCCGTGGCTACTCCTCCTGCGCGGCGTGATGCACTTCATCACCCGCGTGCCCCGGCGCCTGCAGATCCACACCCCGTTCGTGAACGCCGTGGTCGAGGGCACCGACCTCGTGCTGCGGGTCGGGGAAGCCGAGACCGAGCTCATCGTCTTCGAGGACCGGGTGCGCTTCGAAAACGCGGCCGGGGCCCTGTTCGTGGCCAGCCGGGAGGCGGCCCTCGCGCGCGCCGGCGAAGTCCCGGTGCGGCGGGTGCTGGTGAAGCCGCGCGAGGCGGTCGAGTGGGCGCTGTATTACCCCCCGCTCATCAACCTTCAACTCATGGCGCGGGGGCCCGAGCGCCATGCCCCGGCGCTGCGCGAGGCGGCCTCGGCCTATCGCGCAATGATCCGGCGGGGGCTTTCGCCGCCCTCGATCGGGTGCCTCGAGGAGTACGCGGCGGGACCTATTTCCTGTTCCGGGCCGGGTTGCTAATGAGCGTCGGCCGGGTTCGAGAGGCCGAGGCCGCCCTCGCGGAGGCGGAGCAGGCCGATCGCGAGTCGGGAGCGGCTTCTGCGTTGCGCTCGGTCATCGCGCTGGTGCGAGACCAAAAAGACGAGGCGTTGCGGCTGGCCCAGGCGGGGGCGATGCTCGATCCGAGATCGCCGCTGCCGGAGTCCGCGCTCTCCTATGCCTATCAGGGGCGCTTCGAGATCGAGCCGGCGCTTGAACATGCGAGGCGCGCCGTCGATTTGAGCCCCGAGGACGCGCTCCTGTGGGCGCGGGTGTCCGAGCTCGAGTTATCGCGGGGCGATCTCGATGCGGCTCTCGAGGCCGCGAAGAAGGCCGAGGCTCTGAATCTCACCCTCGCCCGCACCGAGACTGTCCTGGGCTTCGCCTATCTGACCCGCGTCGAGGTGGAGCGGGCTAAAAAAGCGTTCGAGCACGCCATCCGGGGCGACCCGGCCGATCCGCTCCCGAGGCTCGGGATGGGGCTCGCAAAGATCCGTGACGGGAACCTGGAGGAGGGCACCCGCGAGATCGAGACGGCCGCCTCGCTCGACCCCAACAATTCGCTGGTCCGGAGCTACCTCGGCAAGGCCTATTTCGAAGAGAAGCGCGGGAGTCTGGCCGAGACCGAGCTCGAGCAGGCCAAGCTCCTCGATCCCGAGGACCCCACCCCCTGGTTCTACGACGCCATCCAGAAGCAGACCACCAATCGACCCGTCGAGGCCCTGCACGATCTCGAGCACGCCATCGCGCGTAACGACACCGCGCGGTGTATCGATCGAGGCTCCTGCTCGACCAGGACCTCGCCGCCCGCAGCGCGGCGCTCGGGCGGATCTACAGCGACCTCGGGTTCGAGCGACTCGGGCTCGTAGAGGGGTGGAAATCGGTCAACACCGACCCAGGCGACTACTCCGGGCATAGGCTGCTCGCGGATTCCTATAGTTCGCTACCGCGACACGAGATCGCGCGGGTGAGCGAGTTGCTGCAGTCCCAGTTGCTCCAGCCCCTCAACGCGACGCCGATCCAACCGCGCCTGGCCGTGAGCAATCTGTTCATCCTGGAAGGCGCGGGACCGGGTCGGGCGGCCTTCAACGAGTTTCACCCCTTGTTCTTGCGCGATCGCCTGGCGATGCAGCTCTCGAGTGCGTTCGGGAGCCACGAGACCTTCGGCGAGGAAGCGGTTGTGTCCGGTGTCGAGGGGCCCATTTCCTATAGCTTCGGCCAGTTCCATTTCGACACCGAGGGGTCGCGCGACAACAACGACTTCAAGGCCGATCTCTACGACGCCTTTGTGCAATTCAATCTGTCGCCGGCGACGAGCTTGCAAGCGGAGTTGCGCTACACCGACACCGATCAGGGCGACCGGGGCCTTCTTTTCGACCCCCTCGATTTTTCCCGCCACCTACGGCAGACCCAGCGCATCACTTCGGAGCGGCTTGGGATCCATCATGCCTTTTCGACGGCCTCCGAGGTCATCGGGTCTTTCATCGTGCGGCAGTTCGAGGCCACCGTAGACGACTTCGACGGGCTTCAGACGATCGCGGCGAACAGCGAGGAAGACGATTACCAGATCGAGGTCCAACATCTGTTTCGCGGTCCGTGGTATCGCCTCGTCAGTGGGGCGGGCTACATCGAGGACGATCGTACCGATGCGATCTCGGTCGATTTCCAGATCCCGGTCCTGCCCGACTTCAGGAGCGAGTTCGACCCTGGGATCACCTATGCCGACTTCTATAGCTACGCCCACCTCCGGGGCAACCCCGATCTGGATATCACGCTCGGGCTGAGCGTGGATCTTTTCGACCAGGACACGCAGTCCAGTCGCAATCAGATCAGTCCCAAGTTCGGGGTGATTTGGACGCCCGGCCACGGCACGACGATCCGGGCGGCGGCCTTCCGGGCCATGAAAAAGCCGCTGACGGTGAACCAGACCGTGGAGCCCACCCAGATCGCCGGTTTCAACCAGTTTTTCGAAGACCTGAACGGGACATTCGGCTGGCGTTACGGCGTGGCGCTCGACCAGGCGATCGGGGAGGATCTCTTCGGCGGGATGGAGCTATCGCAACGCGACCTCGACGTCCCGTTTGGCGGGGGGCTCGCTTCCTGGGAGGAACAGGCAGCCCGCGCCTACCTGTTCTGGACACCGCATCGCTATTGGGCTTTCAGCGCCGAGTATATCTTCGAGCGTTTCGAGCGTGACATCCTGTTCAGCAGAAAGATCAAAGAGGTCGACACTCACCGGGTGCCGCTTGGCGTGTCGTTTTTCCATCCCTCGGGGGTTTCGGTCGGGATCAATCCGACCTATGTCCATCAGGACGGCGAGTTCACCAAGGTGGAGTTCGATCCCGGCCCAGGATGTCTTCGACGGCGCAGACAGTTTCTGGGTCGTCGATGCCCGGATCAATTGCCGCCTGCCGAAGCGCTGGGGGATCGTGAGCTTCGCCGTCAAGAACCTCCTCGACGAGCACTTCGACTTTCAGCAGGAGACGAACCCGACAACCGATAGCCAGCCTCTTTTGGCGATCGACTGGTTGTTCATTGGGACCATCACCTTGTCGTTCTGAAGCACCCTTCGGCCGTAAGCCGGGTGTCAAAGGGGAACCGCCGAGCCTCGCCACCCTGGACGCTCAAGCTTACCGATACTAGGGAAAAACATCGTAGTTTCGCCTGTCGCTCGGGCGCTCGTCCGGGTCCTATTTCACAGCACGCTTGTGAAGAAATTCCTGGCGTGATGCGGCGAGTTTGATAGGATTGACACTGTTTCGGACGGTAAAGCCTGTACCAGTGGGCCTGGCCGATCGTCATGCCGGCGATCGAACATATCCCGGGCACAGGCCGACCGAAGCAAACGACATGGCTTTGATCACCACTTA
Proteins encoded:
- a CDS encoding SDR family NAD(P)-dependent oxidoreductase — translated: MRLQGARVVVTGGASGLGLAVAERLVKLGARVVVLDLRPPVALPPGAVYVEADVGSEAATDHAMAEAVEVLGGLTFAVCCAGISHRGRVVGREGPMAQADFARVVTVNLIGTFTVCRAAATVMQHNDPEPEGERGVIVNTASIAAFDGQIGQAAYAASKGGVVSLTLPLARELASFGVRVVCIAPGVFETPMVASLTRPVRAGLLNQVPFPKRFGIPAEFAALCCHIYENPMLNGAVIRLDGALRMSAK
- a CDS encoding acetoacetate--CoA ligase, which encodes MTQPVWSPSAARVAKARLTRFIAGLGEPAVSDYPSLYTWSIQDPESFWAAVWRFCGVVSGRRWDRVLEGGDRMPGARWFPGATLNFAENLMGAADERPALVFRAESGERRELSRAELHREVARLAAGLKAACVGVGDRVAGYLPNVPETVCAMLATASLGAVWSSCSPEFGAKGLLDRFGQIQPKVLFAVEGYRYNGHSIEVRERLREVSPRLSGLARLVIVPYAGHGVTLPGAVSYAGFGDREAPLDFARVPFEHPLYILYSSGTTGAPKCLVHGAGGTLLQHLKELVLHCDVGPEDRVFYFTTCGWMMWNWLVTALATGATVVLYDGSPLHPDPGVLWDLAAEERVTVFGGGAKYFAAQEKAGLMPVKTHDLSRLKLILSTGSPLLPQSYDYVYRDIKADVQLSSISGGTDIISCFALGCPVLPVWQGEIQCRGLGMKVEVYDESARPVRGQQGELVCTAPFPSMPVSFWNDPDGKIYRRSYFERYPGVWAHGDYAELTEHDGVIIYGRSDAVLNPGGVRIGTAEIYRAVEALPEVLESLAVGQDWGGDVRVVLFVKTRPEVVLDAALIGRIRSTIRAQSSPRHVPAKIIPVPDIPRTLSGKIVELAVREVIHARPVKNRDALANPEALEYFRDLPALAED
- a CDS encoding isoprenylcysteine carboxylmethyltransferase family protein, which produces MEELMIGTELAYGHWGTVAFNTIIWAAAAYLLIRPERPVEYASIALFGLFLLVTHVESYGYPFTLSLFADQLARYPGADHLGWRAGDLWRVLFETAGREGAFDWFHIIAGVLIFGGLIVLFLSRKALEAALQSGVPATTGPYRWVRHPQYLALYSIMLGNLVQAPALLTLLLFPVLVYLYAGLARREEQELLARFGPAYEIYCGRTPRFLR
- a CDS encoding phosphatase PAP2 family protein, translating into MDHELGLTERLTAHATGKARPFRLAEVFERLHEYEIAIVRRQAEAARRPTIRTVAVVVNWLSNGWLFLFGGLALWGYLGRNGLPMVLTALLSLGIAHALYPWVKSYMARLRPMDRDGALESLLKPLDRYSCPSGHCMTVAALSLPIGFVMPGFAPALVALLVLIGWARLAAAHHYPSDLVLGTLMGYGVAWPVSQLCLR
- a CDS encoding FecR family protein, with protein sequence MARDRGIQSICMRGACAQAEGCEPWVAKVLSVQGPVEVERGGATPDGSVAASRQQWRAVAGDETLCPGDHIRVGPLGRAAVQLADEVQTVLRLDERTTLSFPPREPEAPPWLLLLRGVMHFITRVPRRLQIHTPFVNAVVEGTDLVLRVGEAETELIVFEDRVRFENAAGALFVASREAALARAGEVPVRRVLVKPREAVEWALYYPPLINLQLMARGPERHAPALREAASAYRAMIRRGLSPPSIGCLEEYAAGPISCSGPGC
- a CDS encoding TonB-dependent receptor, with the protein product MYRSRLLLDQDLAARSAALGRIYSDLGFERLGLVEGWKSVNTDPGDYSGHRLLADSYSSLPRHEIARVSELLQSQLLQPLNATPIQPRLAVSNLFILEGAGPGRAAFNEFHPLFLRDRLAMQLSSAFGSHETFGEEAVVSGVEGPISYSFGQFHFDTEGSRDNNDFKADLYDAFVQFNLSPATSLQAELRYTDTDQGDRGLLFDPLDFSRHLRQTQRITSERLGIHHAFSTASEVIGSFIVRQFEATVDDFDGLQTIAANSEEDDYQIEVQHLFRGPWYRLVSGAGYIEDDRTDAISVDFQIPVLPDFRSEFDPGITYADFYSYAHLRGNPDLDITLGLSVDLFDQDTQSSRNQISPKFGVIWTPGHGTTIRAAAFRAMKKPLTVNQTVEPTQIAGFNQFFEDLNGTFGWRYGVALDQAIGEDLFGGMELSQRDLDVPFGGGLASWEEQAARAYLFWTPHRYWAFSAEYIFERFERDILFSRKIKEVDTHRVPLGVSFFHPSGVSVGINPTYVHQDGEFTKVEFDPGPGCLRRRRQFLGRRCPDQLPPAEALGDRELRRQEPPRRALRLSAGDEPDNR